tctctcctctctacCAGATCTCGCTCAtcactctcccagatctcgcttgCCATCTCACTtctatcgcttatacaaacagaaatgaaacgtataaattgtgtttctgtttgtataaagtgagagaaaattgtatatacacttgcAAATACATACATCTTTGTCCTACACactataattatacaatacaaatatttatctgcccaattttcttttgtctttctctctttctcgttttctacatacacaaattatacaattgatttgtatacaattgctttcttttgtatatgtataacgaattatacaattgatttttttgaatatgtatagcgaattatacatatttatatttgttataacacataaatataaattgtatgTTTGATACATGTGAAAGTTAATCTAAATTCAATGATTCGTTTGTTAATAAGCAACCCAAAAATAAAGTTACAATTTGTTTCGGCAGGGTCCTTAAAAGACCAAAAATTTACTTTGTCACACCCTATTTCAAAGGAATTTAATTTGACTTGATAtatgttttaagaattttttttttaattttaaataaaattatgtcaaatatattaaatttttttttaattttttagctttaaatttatcatgttaaaaactgaaattaaagtattttaaaaaagaaatgagtcattttttaaaaaacaaactaagaatagaaataaattattttttaaaattaagagaTTATTTGTTTAgaaatttaagataaaattaattattatttttattgaaaaaaggctatgttattaaatttttagaaaaattcatTTATGTCCATTTAAAGTTTGGCTTATTCAATCCTAGTCATCGTAGAAAAAGCTATCTataccattattttttaactcctattttgcaaaatcatttttgcTTCAACAAGACCCCATATAACTTTTAATACTTATCAATAATAATGGATCAAAGGCACTCCTTTAACGTTTTCCTCGAGAACACTAAATTTTCAATTACtattttgcaaaattattttttacacgatgtttttttataattcgGCACatgattgatattttatttcttaaaaataagcCAAAATTCTACAATCTTTGTGgagttaaaaaaaatcactcgtattaaataattgaaaaacagtcccaaaaataaaaaaaactgcTATGATTCATGACACTAGATTGTTGTTTCCTAATGTTTTATGAGTCTATGTTCAAAATTTCTAGTGATTTGGAGTTGTagagaaaaatatatcattagAGGATATTGAGttttaaaacttcaaataaattttaaatgatcttGTTAAGTTACGTTGATTTCAAGCTCAAAAGACGTTAAGTTTTAATATCTAGTTAAGATGAAAGTTACTcctgaaatttaaaataatttcgtgataaattgaagaaattgaaaataattttatattttttatgtgttcttggtatacttgagaaaaaataaaaagatattacaTTGATTTAAAACCCAAATTAAAAAATGTTAGTAGCTGTTTGAgatggtaattttttttatttacaaaaataaaattaaaattacccATTCTAATTCTGAAAGACAATAAACACCTCAAttatagaaatatttaaatgaCTAGACATAAATATAgataaaattaccaaaaatcaATTCTATTTGAAAAAAGTTTCTATGACTAGACATAAATATagataaaattatcaaaaatcaaTTCTATTTGAAAAAAGTTTCTTAAggtaagtaaaaagaaaaattacttcgaatcattttatcatattctcaaaaatttcttattattttaagaaattacaaaaatccTCACTCTCCCTCCTTTTTCAAATACATCTTATATTTATTGGGACTTGACGTACCAATTTATCAGAGCGTTAAGCGTACTTTGAGATAGATATGCTTGTGTCAACAAAGATAATACATATAATACATCGAAGCATCGAAATCTTTAGattttaagaaattatcaaaatttgataaacaataaaaattcaaagtATCTTAACATTATAAATTTACGTAATTCTTactaaatgataaataattcatttttatttgttattgtgcTTTTCGAATGTCGattattaaattagattatattaatttaatattttaaataaaaaattaaatatttaagaactatataaaagtattataaattaccattctttgtatattaatataatgaaaaattatattttaaaatattaatcaaagtgtttataattttagttttaaaaataaaaattatgacaagTAATAACGATGAACGGAGGAAAGTAATAACTTAAAAAGTTAAAGCAAGTATACATTAATTTACAAAACAAAGTTGCAACATAAAACTTAAACATCTTAAACTTGAAGTTtagaaaagaagagaacaatTACAACTATTTGTTAACCTTCTTTCTTGTTTTCCATAAGAGTAAGAAACCTTCATATTTATCCTCTCTCTTGTTTTAGCTTCTAGACAAACTAATTTTTGTAACTTCACCAACCTGGGGACCACATTCTTCAACCCTGACAAAAACACATAACcgtttcatatttttattttttttaaaaataatcttttgtaattttattttcaaaataatttgagataactatttttaaaattcgaAGAGTAACAAATtaatttacctatttttttgtgtggcGTATAATTtcgtgaaggagaagaaaaCAATTGGAATTTGAACTGTTTAGGTAAGGCAATTCCGTCCCTGAATTTGAGTACCGGCGTTTGAATTGCCTGAGAATTCGCCGCACCTCCGGCACCGACCAGTTTGGAGAATCTGACGGCAAGTTGGGCATGACGAGTGTGAACCAAGCCACGTGTCAATACAGTGAACATGAAAACCATGGCGACACTGAGGCAAAACTTTAATCTCATCTCCTCTAGTGTACTCCGCCAGACATATGGCGCACTCCGCTGCAGCTTCAGTACTTGAAGAAGCTGGATCAAACTTGAACTTCGGCAGCGATCGCaaaactttcttcttcaatcctTTGTTCGCCGCCGCTGCCGACTGACCTCCGGTGCGTCGGAGCCAAGCGCATCGAGCTACTGAGATAAGTCCGATTATGCATATAACTCCACAGAGCAGGGCTGCTATGATAATGACATAATCGGGCTCCACCGGCGCAAATGACGACGGTGGATCCGCGGAGGTGTATTTGGCCGGCGGTGGGGAAGATGAGGCGGTGCTTAGCAGAAATCTAAGTACTGGAGGCGGCATCATTAATGATAAAAGAGGAATTAAACTATTTTAGCGCAAACGAGGATAGATATAATTAATAGAGGAAGTTGAAAGCTCAGTTATATAtggaaataaaatattgaaaatatacaATCTCTCTTGTCCCAGAGTTCAATTTATgtgtttactttcttttttaatctgtctaaaaaaaaaggacatatttttatatttactttattcttaataaaataatttacaatcacataaatttttataattcattttgaattatcaatttaattttttttctttcttaaatttgtgTTAAATCTAACTATTctctttgtttaaaaaagaataactttattttttcttttagtttgttaaaagaaaatgacccattttcttttttggcaacactttaattttacctttcacgtaacatgtttaagaccacaagattaaagggttttttgaataaatttgacataactttaatttagaaccacaataTTAAAAAGTcgtctttctttttttaaattccgtttcaagtcaaactagactAATCTATTTGAAACGGTGGGAGTATATGATATAAAATGAAACGAATGGagtcttttttttgtttaggaGTGAGTTAATGAATGTATGTATCCTTATTATAGAGTGGTAAGTAATTAGGATAGCTTTATTTCAATATAGGATACTTTGATGTGAATTAGAATGTAGTTGGACCTCATTTTTAATGTAGaatttttaaatgtaaatttaaatttaatcgaattTTAATATAGATAACACATATTAGGTGAggcaaaaaatcaaaacttacataaatgagttataaaattaaaaaattattaggaaaaattacataaatgtaatattaaaaattattaatttagtcaataatacacacacacactctctctctttatatatatatatatatatatatatatatatatatatatatatcattgaCTAACGAGTAATTTTAAAACAAGAAATTTAAATgatatcaatataatatataatattaaatatcagTTAAGTAAAATTAGTTAGAAATGTATAATGTAACTACTTAGTgtgatataaataaaaaagtatatatttataactattttatttttagaggatatttgtttggtttattaaaaaaagaagggaaacttacataaatgtgctataataataaaatatttaccatttatagcaacaatatttttttttcacttgatcgcttttaattcatttataatacaattttaatacatattacaaagaacaatttattattcacatttaatacaagttttaatgatggataatacatttatcacacattttaatacacttataatacaatgtgaccattttttaccaaacaaacacaatatatttcaaaaacaattataattcaaatatattgcataaataattcacttttaatacatattacagatttatcatagtattgctataaatggtaataaacaaaaagtatcgctaaaatctgtaattattttttaaaatgtattaatttatgtaatttttccaaaaaagaaaatgatatatattgcGATTGGACCTTGGAAGGTAGTGAGGAAGCAATATAAGATAGACTAGCGtgtgagataattttttttttattaaagtaaaataaacataatttttaaaaagaattcaatatttactttatataaataaaaaaataattttgaatatgtatataaataatataatttttcattaaaggaatctgaatgaagagaaaaaaaatacattattattcGTATtaagtatatgatgaaattaggGTGTATAAAATCGAGTCGAAAATTGAACCACATTGCAAATCGAGGCAAATCGAAAAAAATTCGATTAATGATGTcgtttgacttggtttggtgCTGGGAAAAGAATCCAACTATATTTGAGTGGTTTGGTATCAACTAAAAGAAATAAACTCAATCAAACTAACCCGACATTATGtatatcatttaaaaaatttattttatacataaaaatatttactttagtACTTAAACTACATGGGCGTTTAAATACCCTCCTTATTATCTTcgaagtgatttttttttccacCCAAAGACTGTAACATCACTCTCACCCACCACAGCACAGCCATGTAAGCGCTACATCATAACCATGTAAGTATCACATCATTAATTTTTAGTTCTTTCTTATTTAttcactattttttattaaacactttttaatattaattatatcaaataagttcagggggataataggacccctcaacctatgtccgaaatctaaGAGACACagttatactatactaaggtcc
This window of the Solanum pennellii chromosome 2, SPENNV200 genome carries:
- the LOC107010406 gene encoding RING-H2 finger protein ATL80-like; this translates as MMPPPVLRFLLSTASSSPPPAKYTSADPPSSFAPVEPDYVIIIAALLCGVICIIGLISVARCAWLRRTGGQSAAAANKGLKKKVLRSLPKFKFDPASSSTEAAAECAICLAEYTRGDEIKVLPQCRHGFHVHCIDTWLGSHSSCPTCRQILQTGRCRRCGEFSGNSNAGTQIQGRNCLT